The following are encoded together in the Misgurnus anguillicaudatus chromosome 14, ASM2758022v2, whole genome shotgun sequence genome:
- the dynlt3 gene encoding dynein light chain Tctex-type 3 encodes MEEYHSGDEVSFSPDDASNVVKECIEGIIGGVDYSQNKVNQWTASIVEHSLTQLVKQGKPFKYIVNCAVMQKSGAGLHTANSCYWDTTTDGSCTVRWENRTMYCVVSVFAVATL; translated from the exons ATGGAGGAGTATCATTCTGGAGACGAA GTGTCTTTTAGTCCAGATGATGCAAGTAACGTAGTTAAAGAG TGTATTGAAGGGATCATCGGAGGTGTGGACTACAGCCAGAATAAAGTAAACCAGTGGACAGCCAGCATAGTTGAACACTCACTCACTCAGTTAGTTAAACAAGGAAAACCATTCAAGTATATTG TCAACTGTGCTGTGATGCAGAAAAGTGGCGCAGGTCTTCACACAGCCAACTCTTGTTACTGGGACACTACCACTGATG GAAGCTGTACGGTCAGGTGGGAGAACCGTACTATGTACTGTGTTGTCAGTGTGTTTGCTGTGGCTACCCTATGA
- the cybb gene encoding cytochrome b-245 heavy chain → MGNFAANEGLSIFVILVWLGINAFLFVHFYMAFLVDRYYYTRVILGHALSWARAPAACLNFNCLLILLPVCRNLLSFLRGSIQCCSRTAARQLDRNITFHKLVAYMIAFHTAVHIIAHLFNFERFMDSQLMINDSYLPYVLSQIGNNDNRSYLNPIRSNETNPTIVMFTTAAGLTGVVITLALILIITSSMEVIRRSYFEVFWFTHHLFIVFFIGLVLHGIGRIVRGQTLESMKVHAPIECHSYFETWGKNGTHCPQPEFAGNPPMTWKWVVGPMFLYVCERLVRFYRSQQKVVITKVVMHPSKTLELQMKKKGFKMEVGQYIFMQCPNISHLEWHPFTLTSAPEEDHFSVHIRIVGDWTQALYTACGGDKSTVLDAWTLPKMAVDGPFGTASEDVFRYEVVMLVGAGIGVTPFASVLKSVWYKHVQENQNVFTKKIYFYWLCPETQAFEWFTDLLQSLERQMTEKNMSDFLSCNIYLTRWKENEAAHLRVQYEAEDDPITGLKEKTRYGKPNWDNEFSTIATQHPGSKVGVFLCGPAALGKALGKQCHEHTESGTKFIFNKENF, encoded by the exons CATGCTCTCTCGTGGGCCAGAGCTCCAGCTGCATGTCTGAACTTTAACTGCCTGCTGATCCTGCTACCTGTCTGCAGAAATCTGCTCTCATTCCTACGAGGATCCATACAG TGCTGTAGCCGAACTGCGGCTCGCCAGCTAGACAGAAACATCACTTTTCATAAACTCGTGGCCTACATGATTGCTTTTCATACAG CGGTCCACATCATAGCTCACCTGTTTAACTTCGAGCGATTCATGGATTCCCAGCTCATGATCAACGACAGCTATCTGCCTTACGTTTTATCTCAGATTGGGAACAATGACAACAGATCTTACCTGAACCCCATCAGATCCAATGAGACT AACCCAACAATCGTTATGTTTACAACCGCAGCAGGACTAACAGGGGTGGTCATCACCTTGGCCCTCATCCTCATCATCACTTCATCTATGGAGGTCATCAGAAGGTCTTACTTCGAGGTGTTCTGGTTCACCCACCACCTGTTCATTGTCTTTTTCATTGGTTTGGTACTGCATGGAATTGG aCGTATTGTGCGAGGTCAGACTCTTGAGAGTATGAAGGTTCATGCCCCAATCGAATGTCACAGCTACTTTGAGACCTGGGGTAAAAATGGCACCCACTGCCCCCAACCAGAGTTTGCTGGAAACCCTCCAATG ACGTGGAAGTGGGTGGTTGGCCCCATGTTTCTGTACGTTTGCGAGAGACTGGTGCGGTTTTACCGCTCGCAGCAGAAGGTGGTTATTACTAAG gtAGTGATGCACCCTTCAAAGACCCTTGAGCTGCAGATGAAAAAGAAAGGCTTCAAAATGGAGGTTGGTCAGTATATCTTCATGCAGTGCCCAAATATCTCTCATTTAGAGTGGCACCCCTTCACCCTGACCTCTGCCCCTGAGGAAGACCACTTCAGTGTGCACATCCGAATCGTAGGGGATTGGACGCAAGCCCTCTACACGGCCTGTGGAGGAGACAAAAGTACGGTGTTGGATGCCTGGACTTTACCAAA GATGGCTGTGGATGGTCCGTTCGGGACGGCCAGTGAAGATGTATTTCGTTATGAGGTTGTAATGCTGGTTGGTGCTGGGATTGGAGTGACGCCCTTCGCTTCCGTTCTGAAGTCTGTTTGGTACAAGCACGTGCAAGAGAACCAAAACGTCTTCACAAAAAAG ATCTATTTCTATTGGCTTTGTCCAGAGACACAAGCGTTTGAGTGGTTTACAGACCTGCTGCAAAGTTTGGAAAGACAAATGACAGAGAAAAACATGAGCGATTTCCTCAGTTGTAATATTTATCTAACACGCTGGAAAGAAAATGAG GCTGCCCATCTCAGAGTTCAATATGAGGCTGAAGATGACCCCATTACCGGTCTTAAGGAGAAGACTCGGTACGGTAAACCCAACTGGGACAATGAATTCAGCACCATTGCAACCCAACATCCAGG TTCAAAAGTAGGAGTGTTTCTCTGTGGTCCAGCTGCTTTGGGTAAGGCTCTGGGAAAGCAATGCCATGAACACACCGAATCTGGAACCAAGTTTATTTTCAACAAAGAAAACTTCTGA